A segment of the Hallerella succinigenes genome:
CAGACCAGAGGTATTCCGAACGGGACACCAGCGTGCACCGAAAACGGTTCTCGCGAATAAATGCTGTACGTTGAAATCGCACTGCATTCTGCGCAGTAGAACTTTTTTTCGATGAGTTTGTACGTCCAGGATCGGAGCATTTCGCCTCTGAACTAGTCCTGCATCAGCGGAAGAGCCGCGTCGATACGGCGAAGCGTTTCTTCCTTGCCGACGGTTTCAAAAAGTTCCCAAAGGCTCGGACCAGCGACAACGCCGGAAACCGCAAGACGCGGAGCGCCCACAAGTTCACCGACCTTATGACCGCAACGTTCAGCCAAGTCATAAAAAGCCTTTTCGATGACCGGCGTCTTAAATTCGTCGATTGCAGCGAGAGTATCGCGGACGAGAGTCGCAAGAACCTTAGAACCTGCGCCAAAGTGTTTCTTCATCCCCTTTTCGTCGTAAGACGTCGGAGCGACAAAGAAGTAAACAGACATATCCGCCAAATCCTGCACAAAGTGAGCGCGCGGCTTGAGAAGAGTCACGATCATGTCCAGACGTTCTTCCGGTTCGTTCGAAAGATCGATGCCCTTCTTTGTGAGACCTTCCTTCATGAGGCCCTTGAGGAATGCGTTGTCGCACATGTGAATGTGCTGAGCGTTCATCCATTGGAGCTTCTTTTCGTCGAAGCTTGCCGACTTCGGATTGATACGGTCCAATGTGAAACAATCGATCATTTCCTTCACCGTCATGACTTCGCGATCGTCACCCGGATTCCAGCCGAGGAGAGCGAGGTAGTTCACGAGAGTTTCCGGCAAGTATCCAAGATCGCGGAAGTCACCGACCGATGCAGCACCCTTACGCTTACTGAGCTTACCGCCGTTCTTGTCGAGAATCACCGGCAGGTGGCACCATACAGGAGGTTCCCAACCGAAAGCCTTGTATAAAAGTTCATGCTTCGGCGTGGAACTGATCCATTCATCACCGCGGAGCACGTGCGTCGTTCCCATCAAATGGTCATCGACGACGCTTGCAAAGTGATAAGTCGGGTAGCCGTCGCGCTTGATCAGCACGAGGTCGTCCAAAAGTTCATTCTGGTAAGAGATATGACCGCGGATCAAATCGTCGAATTCCGTCACACCCGTTTCCGGAACCTTAAAGCGGATAACCGCCTTTTCGCCAGCGGCAATACGCGCTTCGGCTTCTTCTCGGCTAATGTGACGGCAGTGACGGTCGTAGCCGGTAACTGGCACATGGGACTTTTCCTGTTCTGCGCGTACTTCCTGCAAACGTTCCTCGGTGCAGAAGCAGTAATAAGCGCAGCCCGCGTCCAAGAGCTTCTGGATTTCGCGGTGGTAGATTTCCAAACGATCACTCTGGAAGTACGGACCGCAATCCCCTTCGCAACCCGGACCTTCATCCCAGTGGAGACCGAGCCACTTGAGGTCACGCATCAAATCCTGAAGCGCCTGTTCATTGTAACGCTTGCGGTCGGTATCTTCAATGCGCAGATAGAACGTACCGCCCATCGCCTTGGCGAAGAAGTAATTGTAAATGGCAGTACGAGCGCCACCGACGTGAAGATAGCCAGTCGGACTCGGAGCAAAACGGACTCGAACTTTGCGAGTGGATTCAGACATAAGAACCTCGAATAAAAAATTCCAAAAGAGAATTAGAGATTTGTGAACAATAATAGTTTTTTAGACTTTTGCCGTTGCAAAGCCTTTGTCAAAAAGCGTCAAAAACTGACGCCTTAAAATTTTTGCTTCAAGAACGCCAAATGCAAGGGCTTGTCGTGGTAGACGTCTTCCGTCGAAGCGAGTTCCGCAGCCGAATATCCACTGCGAATTCGAAGCAAAAGAATCTGTTTTTTCGCCTCGTCAAACTGGAAGTCCATACGGAAAGTGCGGAAGGCGAGCTCCGCCGTATGCGTTTCCATATTTACCTTCACGCGGCGCCGTGTCGAATCCAGCGGGCTGTTTGCAAGCTGACATTCGGCAAAGCTTTGCAAATCCCAGCCGCACATTTCAAAAATCCAATCGCTTTCCGCCTTAAAAATTTCGCTCGGAACGATCTTCCACTGTTCCATGTTCTGCGCATCCACCCAGCCCGCTTTCGCATTCGGAAAAGCATCCGCCTTGGGAATGTAAGGCTTGATATCCAAAATCGGAGTTTCGTTCAACAGGTCCGCTTCATCGAGGTGCAACGTAAGCTTTTCCATGGAAACGAGCTTTACGCAAGAAAGTCCTATGGGATTGGGACGGTACGGGCTTCGCGAAGCGAAGGTTCCGACGCGGTCGTGATCCGCGGGCGGAACAGGCGGTCGAGTCGTCGGGCGCCAACCGGAATTCTGGTGAAAATGAAAAACGATCCATAGGCGTTCAAAACTTCCCAAATCGCGGAGAGCCTCTTCAAATCCCTTATGCGGTAAAAGCTCTATCCGTCCGGGATGCCCACGAAAAAAGACCCCCTGCCGCGGGACTTCGTACTTGTACGAAGCCTGGCTGTAGAAGGTCCCGATTGGTTCGAATTCAATTTTCACGCCTATAATTTAGCGTTTTACAGCGGTCGTCGTGTGAGATCCCGAGCGAATCATATACACGCCCGCCTTCAAATTCTGAATATGAAGCGTGTGACCGGAAAGTTCCGCTTCGGAAAGTGTTCCCGTCCAGACCATACGACCGTGCAAGTCATAAATCTTGGAAATACCATTCGAAGCGATCGGCGTGTAACCCACCTTACGCACCGGAATCGCCGAAGAACCACAACCCGTAGCGATGATCTTCGAAATATAAACGCCCGGACCATCGCTGTTGAAGGTAAGCTGAGTCGAACCGTAGACCGTGTTTGCGTCACCCGTTTCGCTTGCAAGGTCAATCGTCGTCGTCACCCAAGATTCGCTACCGCCCTGCACGCCGTACTTGTAATTCACCCATTGTGAACCGCCGGCGCCACCCACGTTCACATAGGTCGTCGTATCGGCCATGGAATGCATCGTCACTTCAATCGCGGAGCATTCCTGCAAAGCGGTGTTCACACTCGACGGCAAAGCAAAAATTGCATGCTGATAACCGCAATCGCTCTGAGGGCAACCGGCAAGAGGCACCTCCGCATAACCCGAAATTCCATCGAGAACCTTCGAACCATAAGAAACCGCAGTCAAGGATTCATCGCTTTTCCAGTTCGAAACATCGGTCGTTTCGCTATAATCCACAAGTACGAGCGTATCGGAAGAAACCGGCTTCGCATTACTTTCATCCGTTGTTTCGTCTTCGCAAGTCGTTGCAGACGCTTCGGTAGCGCCCTTCACCAGCACAAGCGTCGTCACGGAACGCGCAGGAAGCACAAAGCAGCTTGAAAGGGTAATGCTCTTGCTCTTAAAACCGTTTTCCTTGGACTGCACCGCATAAGCCGTGCCGTAACCCGAAACCTTCGGACGGTCAAGAGTCAAAGCCGTTGTACCGGAATTCGTTAAAACCAGCGAAATGGAATCCGCATCTTCGCTCACAAAAGCGACAGTCTTCAAAGCGGTTTCATCAGAAGCTGTCGAAATCACCTTCCAACCCGGATTCACAAACTTGGAATAGTGACGCATTGCGTGGTATTCCGGACTGATCGTGATTTCATCAGCCGTACAGTTGCCCCAGCCATTTGTGCAAACACCAATCAGCTGACCCTTGCCCTCACCCCAGAAAAGTTCCCAGGCGATGTAGCCGTTCAATTTGCCATCGGTAAAACCGACCTGCATAATGTGCGCAAGGCCCACCATGTAAGATTCCACGCCATTTTCTTCCATAGAGCAGAATTCCGTCATAATGATCGGCTTTGTATCCGAGCCGTAAGAGCTTGCGATTTTCGTCATCGGAGAACGGAAATTTTCCGGGTTCTTGTAATTGTTCAAAGAATTGTCGTGGCCATCCCCGGCGTGATACAAGTGGTAAGCATACCCACCGAGTTTGGTTTCGTCCAAAACGTTCATGTAACCCTGGAAATTGTTATAGCCAATGCCAAGAGGTTCAGGACCCACAATCGTCGGTGCATTCGGAAGCGTTGAAAGGGAATCGTAAATAGCGATCAGTGCTTCGGCATAGCCTGCGCGTCTCGATGTTTCGCTCGGAGCAAAGAGCGTTTCTTCATACGTCGCAAACATATCCGGTTCATTCTGGAAACTGATGTAATCCGGGGCGATTCCGGCTGCGGCATACCTTTGATAAGAGACCTTCCACCAATGAGCAAAATCACCGTAGGCGTAACTACCGTACTTGTCGGAGTTCGAAGTCTTGAGAGTCGCCTTCAAGGAGTCGCCATCTGCGTCGCTTCCGTTCACGCTGCCGCTCGGTTTTAAATAAGCCGGAGCTGACCAACTCGACATCAAAACCTTCATCTTGTCACCCAAACGAGCCTTACCCGCCCGAATAATGATGGAATCGTTTTTTAGAGAAGCCGTAGTATCCTGTAGCCAATTACCGACACGTAAAAGCGAAAGGTTCAAACCCGTGAAAGCGGTGTCGTAAAGGGCTTCCTGTTTTTCATTACCGAGAGCCGTAATCCAATTCTGGTAATAGACGCTCCCCGCGCCAAAGCCCACCACTTTCTGCTTTGTAAAAGAAGGATCTATCGTCACAGAAGCTGCCGAAGCAATTCCCGCAGCCACACCGATCGTTACCGAAAAAGCCGCCAAAGCGGTCCACATTTTATGAGTCATAAGTTCTCCATTCATCGGTAAAATAAGTTATTCCATCCCAAACCGTACATGCGAAAGTTTAACTTACTTCTAAGGAGTTCCCGCTTAAGCTTTGTTCCTTTACTTCAAAATTGTATACATTTGAAATGTTCCACATCCAATCGGAGATTTGAATCTTATGGAAACCGCGCTCGAATTTTTGAAAAAAGCAGGCGTTTTTTACTTGACCACCACCGACGGCAACCAGCCGAAATGCCGCCCGTTCGGCATCGTCGCCAAGTACAATAACCGTCTGTACATTTGCACCAAAAACGACAAGGATTGCTACAAGCAGATGATCGAAAATCCGAAGGTGGAAATCTGCGCCATGGCGGGCGACGACTGGATTCGCATCACTGGCGAAATCGCTCCGGACCCAAACCGCGAAGCCAAAGAAGCTTTACTGGAACAGAATCCGTTCGCACAAAAGATTTATTCGATCGACGATCCGCATTTTGCCGTTCTCTGCTTTAGACAGGCTCAGGCCAATGTTTACCAGTCCGTCGGTCAGATCGTTACCATTCCGATGGTTTAATGTTCCTTGCAGCGCATTGCGGCGCCCGTCACATAGCCTTGAATGAATGTCGGGTTTGCGACGGTGCGACGCAAAAGTTCTTCCAGGGTAAAGTGTTTTTTCACATCCCGGACAACACAGCTGCAAATTTCTTTCGACACAACCGTCGTACAAGAATCCATCAAGAACTTTTCCATTTCCGCCGTGTACTGTTTTGGAACACAGGGCAAGATCATTTCCAAAGCGAGCGAGTCATTCATCTCGCCTTTTGAATCGACTAAACGGATAAGATTTTCTACACCGCCGTTCGCAATGATCTTTTGATAGGCGCATTCACACGTACTTGCCGCCCGGCTCGTTCCAAAGTACGGACGAATTTCTACGGCGCAGTCCGCAAGGAAAATGTTCTTGTATTCCGGGGATTCGAGCAACGCGCTCATCACGCCTTGGGCAAAGTCCGCGTCAACGCCCAAAGCTTCTAGCGCGGCGAGATCTTCTGCGGAAAAAGCCGAGGCGCTTTGAGCCCGTTTTGGCGTTTGAGATTTTTGAGCGTCTTCACTTGCGGCAAGCGCTCCGAGGGAGGAGCCCGATTTGAGCTTTGCATTGCATTCCTGCGAAGCCTTTTTCACAAAATTCGTGTAGCCCATGTCCGCATGACCGCGGCGCATTTTCAGTTCAATCGCATCGATCTGCGCCTGGGAATATTTCTGTTCCACCTTGCCAAAAACGCAATCGCAGAAAGCAAGCGAAGAGCCTCCTTCTTCGCAAGAGACGACAAAGTTATCCCGAACTTCTTCCGAAAGCGCCGCAAGCGAAATTGCGGTACTTGCCAACACGATGCCGAAAAAATGCTTCATGATTTTCAAATTACAAAAAGAAAGATCCTCCGTTCGGAGAACCTTTCTTGGTTTTGGTTGTGAGTAAGTGTTTAGTCTACCTTCACACGGCGAGAGAGACTCAAACCGGCGCCACGGACATTCAAGTAGTACGTTCCCGAAGCAATCGATCTGCGAGAAAGATTCACCGAATTTTCACCGGCGTTCGCATACACACGTACCGACTGCACCGCAATGCCCATCGCATTCATGAGCGTTACCCGCACCATGCCGGGATGCGCAGCGGTAAAGCGAAGAGTCGAAGTCGAAGAAATAACCGCCGGAGAAAGACTCATCTGCGTCTTCGCCACGTTCACCATCGAAATCGCTTCCGTCGCTTCAGAGCTCGAAGATTCCACGACTTCTTCGCTGCTCGAGGAAAGGACCGTTTCACTGCTAGACGAAATCGCGACAGAAGAGGAGCTCTTTTCCGAGGAAGAAGAAAGCGCAACGGAGCTCGAAGAAGCTGTAGAGTTTGCAGCCGTCACCGTAATCGTCCCGGACTTCGAAACGTTTGCCGTCGCACCGGTCGTCGTCACCGTGAACTTGTACGTTCCCACAGCTGCCGTTGCAGAAACCGAACCCGAAATCGTGATATTCAAGCCGTCAAGCGTTCCCGCGACACCATCCGGAAGACCCGTCACCGTTGCGCCCGTCGCATTTTCAATCGTGTAATAGAAGCTCGCAATCGCTTCACCCTGAGCGACCGTCTGCGTGGCAGAACCCGAACCGTGCTTGGTCAATGCCGCCGCACCGCTCACTGCCGCAGAGCTCGATGAAGTCGCGATCGAAGAAGAACTCTTCACTGAGGAAGATGAGGCTACAGAACTCGAAGACTCCGTAGCGCTCGAAGAAGCAGGCGTTACCGTGCCCGAAGAACCCGGATCCGGAAGGGTCGCTCCCGCATAAAGTTGAATGGAATCGCGGAGAGCATAAGCCTTTGCCTTCGTGCTCACATCGGTAATGCTCATGGAATACGTCGGCGTAAAGGCGTTCGAATTCGTGCCGCTACCGGAATTTCCACTCGTATTTTCCGTGTAATTGCCATTCGAATAAACCGCGGTATAGTCCCCGTCATAAAGGTCAATCGGTTTGTTCACCCCGATAAATACGTTGCCTTCCACACGCAAATTCGCTTTATAGGCAGCACGCACGCAGTGGCTCGCATCATCGCTATCGAAAAGGTTGTTCGCTACATGGACTTCGCCAAAACGCACGCGCGGCATACGTTCCTTGGCACCGTCTGCCCACCAGTTGTGATGCATCGTGGTTTTGAGTTTTCCGGAGTCAGTCGTTTTACTATCGCTATTGCCGATAAGGTTGCTGAACTGGTGATTTGAAGAAGCGCTGGTGTAGTGGAACTTGCTCCAAGAAATGGTCACATAGTTCGCACCGTTGATCACATCCAGGTTTCCATCTTCGCCGTCGTAGACTTCGACGTGGTCAATCCAAACGTGAGATCCGCCCTGGACATGCATGCAGTCGCCCGCGTCCTTATCGACAGCGCCAGCACCCTTCACTACAATGTTCCGGATGATGACGTTATCGCCTACAATGTTTAAAACGGTGTTGTCTTCGTTCTTCGTGCCGGTATAGGTTTGCGCAATGATCGCGCCCTGATAGCCGTAAATCGTCACGTTATCGCCGACATTGATTGCGCTCTTGGAAGGAACGGTATAAGTTCCCGGCTTCACATAGATCGTGTAGCCACCCTTTTCTGCATACGCGCGTAGATCGTCCACGTTACTCACGGTGACCGTGGTTTTACCCGCACCGCCCGTGGTGCCTCCGTTTTGAGTTGCCCATCCCGTCATCGGAAGATCCGGAGCGGTCACAGCAAATGCACTCGTTGCAAGAAGAGCCGTAGCGAAGATTGCCTGTTTTGTTCTCATAGGTCCACCCTTTTCCCTTTACTTTGAGAATGTTCTCAAAATTTCTAAAAGAAAATTTATATCAAATTATCAAAAACACAATAGATTTTTCAAACCACAAATAAATCAAATCAGAAAAACATTGAATTTGCGCAATTTCTAGGAACTTGAAAACAAAAATTTACAAAGTTTATGTCACAGACATCTCCATTGAAATGTTCTCAAATTTTCAATTCACCTACAAGGTGTTACGGTTTAGGTGGATTTTCAAAACGGAGTAGCGCCGCAGCGATTTCTTGTTCACGCGGAAGCTCCGAATCCTTGGAAAATCCTTGCGGAAGTCGGCGGAAGCCCACATTCTGAATCTGCACATAAAGTTTGTGGATCGCTTCGTCGGTCGGAAGCTCTTCTACGTTCTGCAGCATATTGAGCAAAAAGAGCCCAAGACCGCTAAGCTGTGCCGTACGAGCGGTCGGGAAAAGGGCTCGCAAATCCGCAGTGATGTAACCGATTGTAAGCTCCGTTCCACGCAGGCGAATCTTCACCTGGCGCTCCTGGGCGGTACGCGTTTTCACGCCGCCGACAAGATCTTCCGAGAGCGCCGGAAAAGGTCTGCACTTGAGATTTCCAAAAGACGGAAGCTTTTCAAGCGGAGCCTGCAGGCTCGAAGCCGCGGCGATTTCTTTCGCCTTTGCCGTCTCATCCATCGGCTCGTAATTCTTCATCACAAGCACCGTATCGGCGACCTTCAAATAATCGCCACAGGCGCCGACGACAAGAACCATGTTCACCCCGAGCTTTTTCAATTCTTCTGCGCGATCCGAAAGCGGAATCAGAGGTTCATCTTTTTCGCCGACGAGAGAGCGCATGCGCGCATCGCGAATGAGGAAGTTTACCGCCGATGCGTCTTCGTCGACGTAAAGAGTTTTCGATCCAAACTCAAGCGCTTCCATCACATTCGCCGCTTCACTTGTAGAACCGGAAGCGGAACGCGTTTCGAACTTTTCCGTAGAAACGCCAAAAGGGAGTTGTCGCACAAACGGCGCAATACGCGTTCCTTTCACAATGCGGCCCGGTTCCGCAGCAATGCGCATCGCCGACGGATCCGTTACAATCCATTCTCGGCCATCACCAAGAACATGCGGAACGGCAGAACTTTCCAGCGCCGAAAGAAGCGTCGATTTTCCGTGGTAAGCTCCGCCCGCGATAATCGTAATGCCTTTGGGAATCGCCATGCCCGAAATCTTTTTTCCACAGACTTCAAAGGTTTGGAGCAGTTCCTTCGGAGCTTCAAACGGGACCGCATCTTTTTTCGGAAGGTCGCTCGTTCCGGATTCACGCGGTAAAATCGCCCCGTTCGGAACGAAGGCGACAAAGCCTTTTTCTTGCACAGCGGCAAGGAGCGCTTCACGAACTTCCAAAGATTCAATATACTTCAGAGCTTCGGCGCGTTCCGCTTCGGAATTCAAATAGAGCGTCATCAAAAGGTCGGGAATCGTCGCCGTCAAAAGATCCACCGCCGCAGGCACATCGATAATGCGCTTGTCGCCCGGAAGCCCCACCGAGAGCATCACTTCGACGACCGCCTTGCCACCGTTTTCCGAAGGGCCGCCCACCCAAAGCGCGTTCCGCACAAGCACTTCTTCGCCCGGAACCAGAGCGTGAATCGGGAGCTTTTCTTCTTCCGAGCGGATTTCCACTTCCGCACTGAGCCTACGCAGCAAGTAGTCGGCAAGGGCCAAGCGTTTTACAGGAGAATTTCCCCATTCCGCCGGAATGCCGAGGATTTCAATCGGAGCGTTGAATTTAAGGCGCGAAGCCGGAGCATACGGATCTCCCTGCACATGGATAAATTCCATGTCGAAGTCGCCAAAGTTCCATGTTTTTCCGGTCAAGCTTTTGTACAGGCCATAGCTTTTGCCGGTAAAAGTGCGCAATTTTTGATAAAGTTCTTTCATTTACAAGCAAAAGTACAATTTATAAGGGCATTTTTACATTCCGAGCTCCGCCAAGGGCCATTTTTCTTTATATCTTAGAAGACGATTTAGAAGGAGTTACAAATGAAATTTCTCTCGAAACTTTTTGCATTCAGCGCTGTAACGCTCTCGTTCTGCGCAGTCGTCGCCATGGCCGAAGAACCTCCTCCTCGTGGAGAGCCGGCTAAGGTCACCATCCTCACCGAACCGTCCAACAGCGAAGTCTATCTCGGCGGCGAACTTCTCGGCAAGAGCCCGATTGAAAATCGCGACGTCAAGTCTGGTCGTTACACCTTGATCGTTGTGGACCAGGGTTACGAACTCGTCAACAAGCGCGTGAACATTTGGCCGAACAAGAAGAACGAATTCAACTTCGGCACCGTGATTCCGAAGGGCAACGTCGAAGTGACGACGAAGCCGGGCAAATGCTACATCTACGTCGACGGCGATAACGCCGACCGTACCGATGGCGCAGCTCTCACCGTGAACAACCTTGACGCAGGCGACCACATGATCCGTGCAGAATGCAACAACGGTCGTGCCGCGGAACAGCTTGTAAAGATCGAAGGCGAAAAGACGGTGAAGGTCTTCCTCGACGCCACCAAGGGCAAGAGATATTAATCGAAGCCTTTCTCAAGCGAAATGAGATTAAAAATCCCGTTGCAATGCAGCGGGATTTCTTGTTCATCTTCAACAACTGTACTTTACGCAGAACTCCTCAATCGGTACCGGACGCGAGTAGTAAAAGCCCTGGAAACTCGTCACGTTAAATTTGCGGAGCATGTCTCGCATTTCTGCGGTTTCCACGCCTTCCACACAAAGCTCCGCATTAAAAGCTTCCGCCAGCTGAGAAATGAACTTCACCGTGTTCCGATCTTCTTTATTCGACTGAATGTTCAGCACGTAATCGCGGTCAATTTTCACACAGTCGATCGGGAGCTTGCGCAAAACGCCGAGCGAAGAAAATCCTGTGCCGAAATCGTCCAAAGCGATTCTCACTCCTTCCTCACGAAGGCGCACAAAAATATTTTGCAGCAGTTTCACATCGAGCAAGCGACAACGTTCTGTGAGTTCAAGACAAAGATTCTTTGCTGGGAAATGCGTCGCTTTCAAAAGATCCAAAACCACATCGACAAAGTCCGTCCTTTCAAGTTGCGCATAAGAAAGGTTTACGTTCATCACAAAATTCGGATACTTGGCTCGAATCCGATTTCCGCAAATCATCGCTTCGCGCAAAATCCATTTTCCGAGTTCCGGGAAAAGACTATCCTGCTCCAGAATCGGCACAAACAGGAACGGCGGAACAAGACCGTAATCGTTGTTTCTCCAGCGGATCAATGCTTCCGCTCCACACATCTCTTCGGTTTTTGCGTCCACGACAGGCTGGTAATAAAGCTCGAAGCCCACACATTCGTCCACAATGCTGTTGCGGATCTCGTTCAAACGCGTGAGGCTGTTACGGCTTTCATCGATCACCACTTCCTGGAATTCAAATAGTTCCCCATGATGGTTCCCCTTGGATTCGTGAAGTGCAAACCTGAGGCACGAATACACCGTATCCGGGCTCACCGAAAAACGCTCCAAGTGCAACGCTCCCGCGCAAAGCGAAAGCGTCAAACGGTCCGAGCCCACATAGAATTCCTTGGCACAGGTTTCCTGCAAATCCGCATAGATTTCACTCAAGCGCTGAATCGAAGACTTTTGCGCAATCACAGCGAACTTGGTTCCATCCATGCGGTACACCTGGCCTTCGCAACGGAATTCCGAAAGCAACAGCGAGCCTAGCTTTCGCAAAGCGCGGTTTCCAAAGGTATAACCAAAAATATCGTTCGTGCGAGAAAATTCCTCGACGCCGATCATTAAAATATCGAGTTCCTGTTTTTTCCAGAACGCCGACTTCAAATCATCCAAAAAACCGTAAAGACTGCGCAAGTTCGTTACATCATCAATGTAATTGACGCTGTCATGATTCTTAATAGAACCGCAAAAATATTCAGGCTTTCCATCATCGTCATGGATGACAACACCCTGACAAACGCAGACCACATATTCGCCGTCTAAACGACGGGCGCGATATTCCAAGGTATGATTATTGTCAGAGCCAGCAAAAATCGCATTGATACTTTCGTTAAAATATTCGCGATCCGTCGGATGCAAATGTTCATTCCAAATGCTCTGCGCATTTTCCATATATTCCGACGGAAGGCCAAAATAATCCACAGCAGACTTGGACCATCGCGAAAGATCTTGCTTCATGTCGCACACATAGACATAATTTCCACCACTTACAATGGAGAAAGCGTTAAACATGGAATCCAATTTTTCTTTTCTAACCATAAACACGCCCCTCCGCTATCTCATCACCACAATCTGGTTTCGACCTTGTTTCTTCGCTTTGTAAAGCGCATTATCCACACGCATCAAAATCTTATCCGATGAATCATTTTCACAGACTTCAGTCACGCCGAGACTAATCGTCTTATGATGTGCAACCGTAAAGTCCACTGCGGCAAAAGAGGTGCGAATGACTTCTGCCAAAAGCTTTGCGCGTTCCGCCTGAATTCCCGGCAAAAGAATCATAAATTCTTCTCCGCCCCAACGGCCGATACTTGCCTCCGGAGCGTGATCCTTGATCGCACGCCTAGATACATCCGCGAGTTTCAGAATGACAGCATCCCCTTCCTTATGGCCACAGGCATCGTTCACCTGCTTAAAAAAGTCGATATCGTACATCAGCAAAGAGAACTTTTCGCCTGTTTCCTCGAAAACTTTTACGCTTTCCTTGATACGGCGCTGGATTTCTCCACGGTTCAAAAGCTTTGTCATGCTGTCCGTGATCGCCATTTCGGTGAGCTTCCTGTTCGCTTTTTCGAGTTCTACCGTCGCAGCGTCAATAAAGGTCGCGAGGCGGTTGATCATCGAGACCTTTCCGGCGAACTGTTCGTTCTGCATTTCAAAATGCACGTTCAAATCCTTAGGACCTTCACGCAAAGCGGCGACGACAAGAGTCACGTTGTGCTGATTCAAGTACCCGTCGGTTTTCAAGAATTCGCTCGAGGTATAAAAGCCCGAAGTCGAAGCAATACTCTGAAACGGGAACGTTTCCTTACTGATTTCGTCGTCACCCCAGTACGTGCGACGTGCGGCGCAAGAGAAAATCTTGATCTGTTCCGGCTGGAATTCCGCAATCTTTTTTCCGTCCTTCTGAATACTTTCAAGAATCGTCCACGGATCACCGTAAGCAATTCGCGCGCTCACATCCTTTTCAATATCCGAAGTCATCGTCAAAGAACCGTCTTCGTTGCTCGCGATCGGCGCTCGCAAAATATCGATTCCATGATGTCTATAGAAGAACGGAAATTCAAGAGTATTGCTAAAGAAGTGTTCGTTGTTCGGTATATTCAAATATTTGTAGTAAGCGTCATAAGCGGGGCGATCGTCGAGTTCTTGCAGAATGCAGCCATCCGCCTTGGTCACCTTGAATTCACGGCCAAGAGGTTTCCAACCCGTGATGAATGTCGACATCACATTCAGATCTTCACCGCCGAGCAATAAGAAGACGACACCCTTTTCCGTATAGCCGCGCACTTTACTGAACACGCAAGCTTCATCGTTATTCAAGTCCGGGTTAAAGGCTCCGCCACCAAAAATCTCGATGTCCGGATCCACATCGGTAAACGCATCACAGAACGGCGTCATCGACATACCGCGAATCGTGACAAGCATCGAAACCGCTTTCACCCACGGATACTTGACGAGCTGTTTCTTAAAGTCCGCCACGACATCGAGAGCGCAATCTTCTGTCAGCACATAGTGCATCAGTTTTACACGCGTCGACGGGAATTCGAAAATGGTACACACCACACCGATTGGCGACGAAGAAAGTCCGCCTTCAATGATGTTACCGTTCGTGGAGCAGCCCATGTACAGTGCGTCCGGCACTTCTTGATCGATAATCTCACAAGCAAGTTCAATTTGCGAACGTTCAATGTCTTCTGCATA
Coding sequences within it:
- the tsaA gene encoding tRNA (N6-threonylcarbamoyladenosine(37)-N6)-methyltransferase TrmO — its product is MKIEFEPIGTFYSQASYKYEVPRQGVFFRGHPGRIELLPHKGFEEALRDLGSFERLWIVFHFHQNSGWRPTTRPPVPPADHDRVGTFASRSPYRPNPIGLSCVKLVSMEKLTLHLDEADLLNETPILDIKPYIPKADAFPNAKAGWVDAQNMEQWKIVPSEIFKAESDWIFEMCGWDLQSFAECQLANSPLDSTRRRVKVNMETHTAELAFRTFRMDFQFDEAKKQILLLRIRSGYSAAELASTEDVYHDKPLHLAFLKQKF
- a CDS encoding pyridoxamine 5'-phosphate oxidase family protein, with product METALEFLKKAGVFYLTTTDGNQPKCRPFGIVAKYNNRLYICTKNDKDCYKQMIENPKVEICAMAGDDWIRITGEIAPDPNREAKEALLEQNPFAQKIYSIDDPHFAVLCFRQAQANVYQSVGQIVTIPMV
- the gltX gene encoding glutamate--tRNA ligase, which codes for MSESTRKVRVRFAPSPTGYLHVGGARTAIYNYFFAKAMGGTFYLRIEDTDRKRYNEQALQDLMRDLKWLGLHWDEGPGCEGDCGPYFQSDRLEIYHREIQKLLDAGCAYYCFCTEERLQEVRAEQEKSHVPVTGYDRHCRHISREEAEARIAAGEKAVIRFKVPETGVTEFDDLIRGHISYQNELLDDLVLIKRDGYPTYHFASVVDDHLMGTTHVLRGDEWISSTPKHELLYKAFGWEPPVWCHLPVILDKNGGKLSKRKGAASVGDFRDLGYLPETLVNYLALLGWNPGDDREVMTVKEMIDCFTLDRINPKSASFDEKKLQWMNAQHIHMCDNAFLKGLMKEGLTKKGIDLSNEPEERLDMIVTLLKPRAHFVQDLADMSVYFFVAPTSYDEKGMKKHFGAGSKVLATLVRDTLAAIDEFKTPVIEKAFYDLAERCGHKVGELVGAPRLAVSGVVAGPSLWELFETVGKEETLRRIDAALPLMQD
- a CDS encoding glycosyl hydrolase, which translates into the protein MTHKMWTALAAFSVTIGVAAGIASAASVTIDPSFTKQKVVGFGAGSVYYQNWITALGNEKQEALYDTAFTGLNLSLLRVGNWLQDTTASLKNDSIIIRAGKARLGDKMKVLMSSWSAPAYLKPSGSVNGSDADGDSLKATLKTSNSDKYGSYAYGDFAHWWKVSYQRYAAAGIAPDYISFQNEPDMFATYEETLFAPSETSRRAGYAEALIAIYDSLSTLPNAPTIVGPEPLGIGYNNFQGYMNVLDETKLGGYAYHLYHAGDGHDNSLNNYKNPENFRSPMTKIASSYGSDTKPIIMTEFCSMEENGVESYMVGLAHIMQVGFTDGKLNGYIAWELFWGEGKGQLIGVCTNGWGNCTADEITISPEYHAMRHYSKFVNPGWKVISTASDETALKTVAFVSEDADSISLVLTNSGTTALTLDRPKVSGYGTAYAVQSKENGFKSKSITLSSCFVLPARSVTTLVLVKGATEASATTCEDETTDESNAKPVSSDTLVLVDYSETTDVSNWKSDESLTAVSYGSKVLDGISGYAEVPLAGCPQSDCGYQHAIFALPSSVNTALQECSAIEVTMHSMADTTTYVNVGGAGGSQWVNYKYGVQGGSESWVTTTIDLASETGDANTVYGSTQLTFNSDGPGVYISKIIATGCGSSAIPVRKVGYTPIASNGISKIYDLHGRMVWTGTLSEAELSGHTLHIQNLKAGVYMIRSGSHTTTAVKR